In a single window of the Niabella ginsenosidivorans genome:
- the trxA gene encoding thioredoxin, which yields MAETFQSLIKGEKPVLVDFTATWCGPCKMMAPVLHDLKAKVGDQLSIIKIDIDQSPQAAAAYQVQSVPTFILFKGGKILWRQSGAMPLAYLEQQLSTAGAFS from the coding sequence ATGGCGGAAACATTTCAATCTTTAATAAAGGGTGAAAAACCTGTTCTGGTTGACTTTACGGCTACCTGGTGCGGGCCCTGCAAGATGATGGCTCCTGTGCTGCATGACCTGAAAGCTAAAGTAGGAGATCAGCTTTCTATTATAAAGATAGATATTGACCAGAGTCCGCAGGCTGCTGCTGCCTATCAGGTGCAGAGCGTGCCTACTTTTATATTGTTCAAAGGCGGTAAAATCCTATGGCGGCAAAGCGGTGCAATGCCACTGGCGTACCTGGAGCAGCAATTGAGCACTGCCGGAGCATTTTCTTAG
- the trhO gene encoding oxygen-dependent tRNA uridine(34) hydroxylase TrhO — protein MALHNRVSRKELKERILKDTTPRTTLSFYHYFKIDEPVSYRNQLYKALSVIGVLGRIYIANEGINAQISVPAGNFEQLKQALYAHQLPEDLRLNIAVDDDGKSFYVLDIKVREKIVADGINDPGFDMSKKGKYVNAQEFNSLTELSDTIVIDMRNHYEYEVGHFEKAIEVPSDTFRDQLPMAVDMMQEHIDKNIIMYCTGGIRCEKASAYLLHKGFKNVYHLEGGIINYVNQVKEKGIKNKFHGKNFVFDQRLGERVTDEVIARCHQCGKPADTHVNCANDACHLLFIQCEECRKQYDGCCSVNCQEFIHLPEEEQKERRKGIDLGRNVFNKSRSRLRNLIK, from the coding sequence ATGGCCTTACACAACCGTGTTTCCAGAAAGGAGCTGAAAGAGCGTATTTTAAAGGATACTACGCCCAGAACAACGCTTTCCTTTTATCATTATTTTAAAATTGACGAACCAGTAAGCTACCGGAATCAATTGTATAAAGCGTTGTCGGTTATTGGTGTACTGGGGCGCATCTACATTGCAAATGAAGGTATAAATGCACAGATCAGCGTACCTGCCGGCAATTTTGAGCAATTAAAGCAGGCGCTTTATGCCCATCAGCTTCCGGAAGACCTGCGGTTGAATATAGCAGTAGATGATGATGGCAAATCCTTTTATGTGCTGGATATAAAGGTGCGGGAAAAAATTGTTGCAGATGGAATAAACGATCCCGGTTTTGATATGTCCAAAAAAGGAAAGTATGTAAATGCACAGGAATTCAACAGTTTAACAGAACTTTCAGACACCATCGTCATTGATATGCGCAATCATTACGAATACGAGGTGGGGCATTTTGAGAAGGCTATTGAAGTGCCCAGTGATACATTCCGTGACCAGTTGCCTATGGCTGTAGATATGATGCAGGAACATATTGATAAAAATATCATTATGTACTGTACCGGGGGGATCCGTTGTGAGAAAGCTTCTGCCTACTTGCTGCATAAAGGATTTAAAAATGTATATCACCTGGAAGGGGGCATTATTAATTATGTAAACCAGGTAAAAGAAAAAGGGATCAAAAATAAATTTCATGGCAAGAATTTTGTATTTGATCAACGGCTCGGCGAGCGGGTAACTGATGAGGTGATTGCACGTTGTCATCAATGCGGCAAGCCGGCAGATACACATGTGAATTGTGCCAATGACGCCTGTCATCTGTTGTTCATACAATGTGAAGAGTGCAGGAAACAATATGACGGGTGTTGCAGTGTCAATTGCCAGGAGTTTATTCACCTGCCGGAAGAGGAACAGAAGGAGCGGAGAAAAGGCATTGATCTTGGACGGAACGTATTTAATAAATCCAGGTCCCGTTTAAGAAATTTAATTAAATAA
- a CDS encoding FKBP-type peptidyl-prolyl cis-trans isomerase: MKKLQLQGLMLLTVLAFAACRNSGFKTTSSGLKYRIYEGSSKDSTKTGAILKMNQSVRLSGSKDTLLEDTYSRIPFYAQVQDIKQLPGQPFYAPDEIYKFLKKGDSAVVILYVDSLIKKGIAQEAQLPPFMKKGDQLTFTLKVLDVFQSDSLARLDYQKEGEAFQKRMEQKEREDSIAFEKSGGRQKQLSEMEAYLKKKNITATKTALGTFVKIDQPGTGKQAADGKFVTLRYTGKKVEGDAVFIGPDSFTAQVGTDGSSIPGFDDGVKQFKEGGKGVIYIPGFLAYGKNPPPGSPFKEYEPLYFEVEIMRVADTPPQQAPQATAQPAVPDAAKDSKK, encoded by the coding sequence ATGAAAAAGTTGCAATTACAGGGGTTGATGCTTTTAACAGTGCTAGCGTTTGCTGCATGCCGGAATTCCGGTTTTAAGACCACTTCCAGTGGATTAAAGTACAGGATCTATGAAGGCAGCAGCAAAGATTCCACAAAAACAGGCGCTATTTTAAAAATGAATCAATCCGTAAGGCTTTCCGGTTCAAAGGATACCCTGTTGGAAGATACTTACAGCAGGATCCCTTTTTATGCCCAGGTTCAGGATATAAAGCAGCTGCCGGGTCAGCCGTTTTATGCACCTGATGAGATCTATAAATTCCTTAAAAAAGGAGATAGCGCTGTTGTGATCCTGTATGTGGATTCTCTTATTAAAAAGGGAATTGCCCAGGAAGCCCAGCTACCTCCGTTTATGAAGAAGGGAGACCAACTGACCTTTACCCTTAAAGTGCTGGACGTGTTCCAGTCAGACAGCCTGGCAAGACTGGATTACCAGAAAGAAGGAGAGGCGTTCCAGAAAAGGATGGAACAAAAGGAAAGAGAGGACTCCATTGCTTTTGAAAAATCAGGAGGCAGGCAAAAACAGCTTTCTGAAATGGAGGCCTATCTGAAGAAGAAAAATATTACTGCTACAAAAACCGCTTTAGGAACCTTTGTAAAAATAGATCAACCCGGTACAGGCAAGCAGGCGGCAGACGGGAAGTTTGTAACGCTCAGGTACACCGGTAAAAAAGTAGAGGGGGATGCTGTATTTATAGGCCCCGATTCTTTTACGGCCCAGGTTGGTACAGACGGTTCTTCTATACCGGGATTTGATGACGGGGTAAAGCAATTTAAAGAGGGAGGCAAAGGAGTGATTTATATACCCGGGTTCCTTGCCTACGGTAAAAATCCGCCGCCTGGTTCCCCGTTTAAGGAATATGAGCCGCTGTATTTTGAGGTAGAGATTATGCGGGTAGCCGACACACCGCCTCAACAGGCTCCACAGGCAACTGCACAACCTGCCGTGCCGGATGCTGCAAAAGACAGTAAAAAATAA
- a CDS encoding BT_3928 family protein — MMKALVNSCRFIVGILFIFSGLIKANDPIGLSYKMQEFFDLWKMSALDGITLTLSVLMIAFEIIAGVALLLGWKKKLISWLLLLLIVFFTFLTGYAYLSGKFSNCGCFGDCIPISSGASFAKDVVLLILILFLFFNRQYIQPVFSKSVTNAVLVVLALLSFGIQWYTLHYLPVLDCLPFKTGNYIPDKTKVPANSIPDSTEITFVYEKGGKKLEFNADHFPDDFNDSTYKFIDRYDKVIRKGTNNIPEIRGFDFQNSAGINVTQEILGGNYVLLLFHEDASTPVEKWKNGFEPVYHWAEKKKVPLYIISSLAPVVKQEIAATGFKGLEVLAGDRVMIRMAARTNPTLYLLKKGTIAGKWSYKKLDAALKVLKALPVVPPPAYQELISADTSSVK, encoded by the coding sequence ATGATGAAGGCTTTGGTAAATAGTTGCAGGTTTATTGTTGGTATATTATTTATTTTTTCGGGATTGATCAAAGCGAATGACCCCATCGGGCTCAGCTATAAAATGCAGGAGTTCTTTGACCTGTGGAAGATGAGCGCGCTGGACGGCATCACGCTTACGCTGTCCGTTTTGATGATCGCATTTGAGATCATAGCAGGCGTAGCCTTACTGCTGGGCTGGAAGAAAAAACTGATCAGTTGGCTGCTGCTGTTGCTGATCGTGTTCTTTACGTTTCTTACAGGGTATGCCTATTTATCCGGCAAATTCAGCAACTGCGGCTGCTTTGGAGATTGTATCCCTATCAGCTCAGGCGCCTCTTTTGCCAAGGATGTGGTATTATTGATCCTGATCCTGTTCCTTTTCTTTAACCGGCAATACATCCAGCCGGTCTTTTCAAAAAGTGTTACCAATGCGGTATTAGTAGTTCTGGCATTACTTTCTTTCGGTATTCAATGGTATACCCTGCACTATCTTCCGGTGCTGGATTGCCTTCCTTTTAAAACGGGAAATTATATTCCTGATAAAACAAAAGTGCCTGCAAACAGCATCCCGGACAGTACAGAGATCACGTTTGTATATGAAAAAGGGGGCAAAAAATTAGAATTTAATGCGGATCATTTTCCGGACGATTTTAATGACAGCACCTATAAATTCATTGACCGGTATGATAAAGTGATCCGCAAGGGCACCAACAACATCCCGGAGATCAGGGGATTTGATTTTCAGAACAGCGCGGGCATCAATGTTACACAGGAGATACTCGGTGGAAACTATGTGCTGTTGCTGTTTCATGAAGATGCTTCCACACCTGTAGAAAAATGGAAGAACGGTTTTGAACCCGTCTATCATTGGGCAGAAAAAAAGAAAGTACCCCTGTATATCATCAGCAGCCTGGCACCGGTGGTAAAGCAGGAGATCGCAGCAACCGGTTTTAAAGGGCTTGAAGTGTTAGCGGGCGACCGGGTGATGATCCGGATGGCCGCCCGTACCAATCCTACTTTATACCTGCTGAAAAAAGGCACCATAGCCGGTAAATGGAGCTATAAAAAGCTGGATGCGGCATTGAAGGTGCTGAAGGCATTGCCGGTGGTTCCGCCACCAGCGTACCAGGAGCTGATTTCTGCTGATACCAGCTCCGTAAAATAA
- a CDS encoding nucleoside-diphosphate kinase, with the protein MSNRTFTMIKPDAMKNGHAGVIIDRFIKEGYKIVALKVTRLSAEKAGEFYAIHKERPFYGELVQFMSSGPIVAAILEKENAVASFRELIGATDPAKAAEGTIRKLYATSLGENAVHGSDSDENAKIEGDFFFSGLERVL; encoded by the coding sequence ATGAGTAATCGTACTTTTACCATGATCAAGCCTGATGCCATGAAAAACGGGCATGCAGGCGTGATTATTGACCGCTTTATTAAAGAGGGCTATAAAATTGTAGCTTTGAAGGTCACCAGGCTCTCTGCTGAAAAAGCGGGTGAATTTTATGCTATACATAAGGAACGCCCCTTTTATGGAGAGCTGGTTCAGTTCATGAGCAGCGGTCCAATTGTTGCGGCCATTCTTGAAAAAGAAAACGCCGTGGCTTCTTTCCGGGAACTGATCGGCGCTACAGACCCTGCCAAAGCTGCTGAAGGAACCATCCGCAAGCTGTACGCGACTTCTTTAGGAGAAAACGCGGTGCATGGCAGTGACAGCGACGAAAACGCTAAAATTGAAGGAGATTTCTTCTTTAGCGGTTTGGAAAGAGTTTTATAA
- a CDS encoding DHH family phosphoesterase — protein MHQKPDADAMGSVLGLYHYLKKLGHSVTVVSPTNWANWLNWMPGVAEVLNYDREKEKVRPLLSAADYLFCLDFNVFHRTKNFAADLYEATCIKVLIDHHQEPDARSFDFGISNVNKSSTCEMVYDFIKDAGHEAMLDIDISTCLYAGVVADTGSFRFQATTPAVHRMAARLMEQGIRHTEIHSQLFDNFLENRLRFMGNAFLHRLEFFYEYNAALIAIPKYDLLKYEIKTGDTEGLVNFPLSVQGIKLAALVIDRDEERKWSFRSKDTFDCNSFARKYFNGGGHFNASGGGTKESLQETILQFKTALKENEQLLQ, from the coding sequence ATGCATCAGAAACCTGATGCGGATGCAATGGGCTCTGTGTTAGGTTTGTACCATTACCTGAAAAAGCTGGGGCATTCGGTTACGGTTGTTTCGCCCACTAACTGGGCTAACTGGCTGAACTGGATGCCGGGCGTGGCGGAAGTGCTCAACTATGACCGGGAAAAAGAAAAGGTTCGCCCGCTGTTATCGGCTGCAGACTATCTCTTTTGCCTGGATTTTAATGTATTTCACCGCACTAAAAATTTTGCTGCGGATCTGTATGAGGCAACATGCATCAAAGTATTGATTGATCATCACCAGGAGCCGGACGCCCGATCCTTTGATTTTGGGATCAGTAATGTTAATAAGAGCTCGACCTGTGAAATGGTCTATGATTTTATTAAGGATGCAGGTCATGAAGCCATGCTGGATATTGATATCAGCACCTGTTTATATGCAGGCGTTGTTGCAGATACCGGGTCTTTCCGTTTTCAGGCTACCACGCCGGCCGTGCATCGCATGGCAGCCAGGCTGATGGAGCAGGGCATCCGGCATACAGAGATCCACAGCCAGCTGTTTGATAATTTTCTTGAAAACCGCCTGCGTTTTATGGGAAATGCATTCCTGCACCGGCTGGAGTTCTTTTATGAATATAATGCCGCATTAATTGCAATACCCAAATACGACCTGTTAAAATATGAAATAAAAACAGGTGATACGGAAGGGCTCGTGAACTTCCCGCTATCTGTGCAGGGGATCAAACTGGCGGCCCTGGTTATAGACAGGGATGAAGAGCGGAAATGGAGCTTCCGGAGTAAAGATACTTTTGATTGCAACAGCTTTGCCCGCAAATACTTTAACGGGGGCGGCCATTTTAATGCATCCGGGGGTGGTACAAAAGAATCGCTCCAGGAAACGATTCTGCAGTTCAAAACCGCATTAAAGGAAAACGAACAATTATTACAATAA
- a CDS encoding FKBP-type peptidyl-prolyl cis-trans isomerase, with protein sequence MKQFKTLGLVVLAAAAFTACKNAEYKTTPSGLKYIIYDGGSKDSAKMGEVLKFNVIQKISGSKDTVLYNSYETMPEYMPVQPVPPGQGNYSPMEVLPKLKKGDSAVIVMFVDSLIKKGLTQEAQLPSFIKKSDKFIFTFKVLDVFKNDSLAMLDRQKEGMAYQKKAEAKQKADSIAFEKSGAKQKQIADVQDYLTKKNITATKTALGTFVKIDNPGDGTPVTDGKFVTVKYNGKHLQTDSSFQASSFTVPIGQQGSIPGFEDGLKQFKKGGKGVIYIPGFLAYGKNPPPGSPFKEYEPLYFEVEITDVADTPAQPQPQMPASQPAGKDVKEQKKK encoded by the coding sequence ATGAAACAATTTAAAACATTGGGCCTGGTGGTACTTGCAGCCGCTGCTTTTACAGCTTGCAAAAATGCAGAATACAAGACCACCCCAAGTGGGCTGAAGTATATAATCTATGATGGGGGAAGCAAAGACTCTGCTAAGATGGGCGAAGTCCTGAAATTTAATGTTATACAAAAAATTTCAGGCTCAAAAGATACCGTATTGTACAATTCCTATGAAACAATGCCTGAATATATGCCCGTGCAGCCGGTTCCTCCGGGCCAGGGCAATTACAGCCCTATGGAAGTACTGCCTAAATTGAAAAAAGGGGATAGTGCTGTTATCGTTATGTTTGTGGATTCGCTTATTAAAAAAGGACTGACCCAGGAAGCACAACTGCCTTCCTTTATAAAAAAGAGCGACAAGTTCATCTTTACATTTAAGGTGCTGGATGTATTTAAAAATGACAGCCTGGCAATGCTCGACCGCCAGAAAGAGGGAATGGCTTACCAGAAAAAGGCTGAAGCCAAGCAAAAGGCGGATTCAATTGCCTTTGAAAAATCAGGCGCCAAACAAAAACAAATTGCTGATGTCCAGGACTATTTAACGAAGAAAAATATTACTGCCACAAAAACAGCCCTGGGCACTTTTGTAAAAATAGATAACCCGGGAGATGGCACGCCTGTTACAGATGGCAAATTTGTAACGGTTAAATATAACGGAAAACATTTACAAACGGATAGTTCCTTCCAGGCAAGCAGCTTTACAGTTCCTATTGGTCAGCAGGGCAGTATTCCCGGTTTTGAAGATGGCCTGAAGCAATTTAAAAAAGGCGGAAAAGGAGTGATCTATATACCCGGGTTCCTTGCCTATGGTAAAAATCCTCCTCCCGGCTCACCTTTTAAAGAGTATGAGCCTTTGTATTTTGAGGTGGAAATTACAGATGTGGCCGATACTCCCGCACAGCCTCAGCCGCAAATGCCTGCTTCACAACCAGCCGGCAAAGACGTGAAAGAACAAAAGAAAAAGTAA
- the folP gene encoding dihydropteroate synthase yields the protein MLTLNCRGKFISLQKPLVMGILNITTDSFFTGSRHKTDTALLKKAEEMLKSGAAMLDIGGQSTRPGSQLLSADEEAGAAIPAVALLHRYFPEAILSIDTFYGKVAMEAVAAGASLINDISAGTLDANMLTTVASLKVPYVLMHMQGTPQTMQTRPHYENVTLEVLDFFIKKTGALKALGINDLIIDPGFGFGKTNRHNFTLLRHLQVFSMLGYPVLLGVSRKGTIYKTLGITAAEALNGTTVLNTIGTLNGACLLRVHDVKEATEVIRLYERYQNS from the coding sequence ATGTTGACCCTTAATTGCCGGGGAAAGTTCATTTCGTTGCAAAAGCCGCTTGTGATGGGCATTCTGAACATCACTACCGATTCTTTTTTTACAGGAAGCCGCCATAAGACCGATACAGCCCTGCTCAAGAAGGCAGAAGAGATGCTGAAATCCGGTGCTGCGATGCTGGACATCGGCGGTCAAAGCACCCGGCCGGGCAGTCAATTACTGTCTGCAGATGAAGAGGCCGGCGCCGCCATCCCTGCTGTAGCGTTATTGCACCGTTATTTTCCGGAAGCGATCCTTTCCATAGATACATTCTATGGCAAAGTAGCTATGGAAGCCGTTGCAGCCGGTGCTTCCCTTATCAATGATATCAGTGCCGGAACACTGGATGCCAACATGCTCACTACTGTTGCCTCTCTGAAGGTTCCTTATGTGCTGATGCACATGCAGGGAACCCCGCAAACCATGCAGACCCGCCCTCATTATGAAAATGTAACGCTGGAAGTTCTGGATTTTTTTATAAAAAAGACGGGGGCACTGAAGGCATTAGGGATCAATGACCTGATCATCGACCCCGGTTTTGGCTTTGGAAAAACCAACCGGCACAACTTTACATTGCTCAGGCACCTGCAGGTGTTTTCTATGCTTGGGTATCCGGTGCTGCTGGGTGTGAGCCGTAAAGGTACTATTTACAAGACCCTGGGTATAACGGCAGCAGAGGCGCTGAATGGCACTACTGTTTTAAATACCATAGGAACCCTTAACGGAGCATGCCTGCTGAGGGTGCATGATGTAAAAGAGGCTACAGAAGTGATCCGGCTTTATGAGCGCTATCAGAACAGCTAA
- a CDS encoding BlaI/MecI/CopY family transcriptional regulator produces the protein MKQLTKAEEQIMQALWQKGPMFLREILELLPPPKPHQNTVATILKILVEKEFVTVNVFGRQHQYVPAVTKEAYSKRTIKQMVKGYFEGSFSNIVSFMVKENNLSIEELETLLQQIKDQKNAKNNPLQKSTK, from the coding sequence ATGAAACAACTGACGAAAGCAGAAGAACAGATCATGCAGGCTTTATGGCAAAAAGGCCCTATGTTTTTAAGAGAGATCCTGGAACTGCTGCCCCCGCCCAAACCCCATCAGAATACGGTGGCCACAATTTTGAAGATACTGGTAGAAAAAGAGTTTGTAACAGTAAACGTTTTTGGGCGCCAGCATCAGTATGTGCCGGCAGTAACCAAGGAAGCTTATTCCAAAAGAACCATAAAGCAGATGGTAAAAGGATATTTTGAAGGTTCCTTCAGCAACATTGTTTCCTTTATGGTAAAGGAGAATAATCTGAGCATAGAAGAATTAGAGACCCTGTTACAGCAAATAAAAGACCAGAAAAATGCCAAAAATAATCCCCTGCAAAAATCTACAAAATAA
- a CDS encoding DUF1599 domain-containing protein: MNRTSKQYDAVIDECKDIFLKKNKDYGTAWRVLRTISIVDQIYIKAQRIRTIQEQQQQKIADDIAGEFKGIINYAVIGLIQLELPKEAPEELKEEEVIKYYDIYIARAKDLMENKNHDYGEAWRSMSQESFVDLILMKLQRIRQILGNDQKTLISEGIDANYNDIINYAVFALILQGGAQS, translated from the coding sequence ATGAATAGAACAAGCAAGCAATACGATGCGGTTATTGATGAATGTAAGGATATATTCCTCAAAAAAAACAAAGATTACGGCACCGCATGGAGGGTGCTGAGAACGATATCTATTGTAGACCAGATCTATATTAAAGCGCAGCGGATCCGCACTATCCAGGAGCAGCAACAGCAAAAGATTGCAGATGATATTGCCGGGGAGTTTAAGGGCATCATTAATTACGCGGTGATCGGGCTGATTCAGCTGGAGCTTCCTAAAGAAGCACCGGAAGAATTGAAAGAAGAAGAGGTGATAAAGTATTATGATATATACATTGCCCGGGCGAAAGACCTGATGGAAAATAAGAACCATGATTATGGTGAAGCCTGGCGCAGCATGAGCCAGGAAAGCTTTGTGGACCTGATACTGATGAAGCTGCAGCGTATCCGGCAGATACTGGGCAATGACCAGAAAACGCTGATCAGTGAAGGGATAGACGCAAACTATAATGATATTATTAACTATGCTGTTTTTGCACTGATTTTGCAGGGCGGGGCGCAATCATAA